In Streptomyces rapamycinicus NRRL 5491, the genomic stretch AAGGAGCCGCCCCAGTTGGCGGGCTGGGGGGCGGCCGCGACGTCCCACTTGCCCTTGTACTTGTCCCCGGCGTACTCCTTGATCTGGCCGAGCATCCAGGCCGGGCAGGAGACGGTGGCGAACTTTCCGTTGGCGAGCGCCTGCTGCCAGGGCTTGGTGAACTCCTGGAGCTTGGCGGAGAGTTTGGACGCGGACGCGTCGGTCGCCAGCTTCCACGCCTTCTTGACGGCCGGGCCGTCCTTGTAGATGGGCTTCCCGCTCTTGTCGTAGTAGACCTCCGAGCTGCCGGAGACCGCCGCGTTGAACAGTCCGCCGGCCGAGTCCAGGAACGCGGCTCCGCCCGGCGCCTTCTTCGCGTAGTCCTTGCCGGCGTCGAGGTACTTCTGCCAGTCGCCCGCCCAGAGCTCGGAGACCGCGTCACGGTCGGCCGGGAGCCCGGCCTGCTGGAAGAGGTCCTTGCGGTAGCAGATCGCCATCGGGCCCACGTCCGTGCCGAGGCCGATCGTCTTTCCGTCCTTGGCGGTGGCCTGCGCCCACTTCCAGTCGAGGAAGTTTTCTTTTTTGACGCCGTCCGCCTTCGAAAGATCAACGAACTTGTCGGCCTGGGTGGTGGTGACCTCATTGATGTTGCCCACCTCGACCGCCTGGATGTCGGCGAGCCCGCTGCCCGAGCCGAGATGGGTGAGCAGCTGCGGGTAGTAGTTCGAGGCCGGGTCGATCACATTCTCTTCGATCTTGATATCCGGGTGCAGCTTTGTGTACTCGTCATAGAGCCCGGCCTGTTTGAAACCCATGACGCCGTACGTGCCGACGGTCACGACCGTCTTGCCCTTGCTGTCGCCGCCGCCGGACGAGCCGGCGGATCCGTCGTCGCCGTCATCGGCGCAACCGCTGAGCAGCCCGGCTCCTAAAGCGGCGACGGCCGCGAGGACCACGGCTCTGCTGCGGTGACTACCAGTGTTCCTGCGCATTCCGTCCTCCTAGCGCCCGGCCCAACGGCTTCCGGCCAAAAAGTAGTGATACATGGCTCTTTGAGATGCATCGAGTCGGGTGGGCATCGTGCGGGTTGTGTATGGCTCAGGTACGGTGGGAGCGCTCCCAGCTGTGATGTGTTGAAGGGTCGCGGCTCCCCGCTGGGGTGTCAAGGGAGTGCGCGAAACAACTTCCCGAAACCACACTGCTGTTGAATGTCCACGCAGCCGCCCATTTGGGGGGTTGGAGCTGCTGGGCATGGACGGCTGGAGGCGCGATATGGCAGGAACGCGGCGGCATGGTGCGGGGCGGGGACGGCCGACCCTCGAGGAGGTGGCGGCCCGCGCCGGAGTCGGCCGCGGCACCGTCTCCCGGGTGATCAACGGTTCGCCCCGGGTCAGCGACCGCACCCGCACGGCCGTGGAGCAGGCCGTCGCCGAACTCGGCTATGTGCCGAACCGAGTGGCCCGCGCCCTCGCCGCCAACCGTGCCGACGCCGTCGCCCTGGTCATCCCCGAGCCCGAGACCCGGCTCTTCGCCGAACCGTACTTCTCCGACATCATCCGCGGCGTCGGCGCCGAGCTCGCCGACACCGATCTCCAGCTGCTGCTCACCCTCATCCGCACCCCCAAGGAACGGCAGCGGCTCGCGGACTACCTCTCCGCACACCGGGTCGACGGGGTGCTGCTGGTCTCCGTCCACGCGGACGATCCGCTTCCGGATCTGCTGGAGCGGATCGAGATGCCCGCGGTGCTCAGCGGCCGCCGCTCGGCGCATGAGACGGTTCCGTACGTCGACTCGGACAACACCGGCGGCGCCCAGTCCGCCGTCGAGCACCTCATCGGCCGCGGCCGCGAAACGGTCGCCACCATCACCGGCCCGCTGGACATGTACGTCGCGCAGTGCCGCCTGGAGGGCTACGGCGCCGCGGTCCGGGCGGCGGGCCGGGAGGTGGAGGCGGAGCTGGTGGCCTCCGCGGACTTCACCGAGGAGGGCGGCCGCCGGGCGATGCGGCAACTGCTCAGCCAGTGCCCGGACTTGGACGGGGTCTTCGCCGCCTCGGACGTGATGGCCGCGGGCGCCCGTCAGGTGCTGCGCGAGAACGGGCGCGGCGTCCCGGACGACGTGGCGCTGGTCGGCTTCGAGGACTCGGCCGTCGCCCGCCATATGGACCCTCCGCTCACGAGCGTCCGGCAGGCCACGGAGGAGATGGGCCGGGCGATGGTGCGGGTGCTGCTCGAGGAGATCGCGGGGCGCTCGGACCGCACGGCCAAGCGGCCGCAGATGGTGCTGCCGACGCAGCTGGTGCGGCGGGAGTCCTCCTGAGGCTGCCCGGCTCCAGGCGGGCCGTCGTCATTTACGGACGCCACTCCGACGGCTTGAGCCGCTTCAATATCACCGCGAGGTGGCGGCGCCGGACGGCCACCCCTGCGCGCGTCGGGGGCGCAGGGGCATAGGCGGCCTGACCGTAGGTCAGCGAATGGCCTGGGCGATGTGCTGCCGCAGGGCGTCGTCGCTGATGGTGTCGGCGTCGCGCCAGGCGGCGTCGATGACCTCTTCGGTCTGCAACTGGCCGATCTCGGCGGTGGTGCGGAAGAGGAATCGGAAGTCGAAGTGCTGGTGGTCAGGCTCGCCCTTGGCGTCGTTCGCGTCGATCGAGTGAACATCGATGTGGATCGGTTTGTTGCTCATCGGGGTGACAGTGCCGATGGGGATGCCGGTCTCCTCCGCGAGCTCGCGGAGGGCGGCCTCCAGGAGGGTGCTGTCGGCGGATTCCAGGTGGCCTCCGGGGAGCAGCCACTTGCCGGTGGCGAGGTGGTGGATGTGCAGGATGCGCCCGTCCGGGCCGGTGAGGATCGCGCCGGCGGTCGCGTGGCCGCGGAACTCCTTGCGGGTGGTGAGGTCGGCTCCGGTGTTCAGGAGGTCGAGGACGGGGGCGAGGTCGGTCTTCTCTTCGGGGTGCTGGTCGAGGTAGGCGGTGAGAGTAGCGCGGATGTGGTCTGCCGTAATGGGCAAGTCGATCACCTGTTGAAGTAGGAGAGCCAGGTCGCCGCGATAGCGGCTCGGTCGGCCGCGCTGACCTCGTGCATGCCGGGGCTGAGGTCACCGCGGGTGAGCATCCTGATCGCGGCCAGTATTTCGGCCTGGATCAGGAAGATGAATGGCCCAACGCTGGCGCCATGCAGGAAGTTCACGGCGTTTCCACCGTTTGCCAGATAGAAGTAGTGGCCGGTGGTCTGATAGCGCGTGACGTGATCCCCGACCATCGTGCGGGTGTAGACGTCTGGTAGTCCGCCCAGCTCCAGCTCGTCCTCGCTTGAGGTGACGGTGGCGACGTAGGCACCGTTGCGGAGATGCGGGAAGTCCTCGCCGTGCAGGGAGACCTTGCCGGTCGCACAGAGCACCAGCCCGGCGCCGGTCAACGCGCTCGCGCAGTCGCGGGCGACGGCGAAGCCCTGGGACAGGGCCTGCGTGCGGCGGATGGGGTCGATGTCGAAGACGGTGACCTGGACGCCCTTGGCGTGCAGCAGGCGGGCGATGCTGGAGCCGAGCTTGCCGAAGCCGATCACCAGGGCGGGGCGGCCGTGCAGGATATCGCCGCGCCCGCGCATGACGGCCTCGGCCGAGAAGACCACGGACTGGCCGACGAGGAAGTCCTCGGGGTCCTTCAGCGGTGAACGGGCGACGGAGATGACCGGGCAGGGCAGCTTGTCGAGGTTCTCGTAGCGACGGTGTCCGTTCTCGGTGTCCTCAATCACTCCGGTGAGCTGACCGGAGAATCGTCCGTGCAGGTCGGCCAAGGTCGGCGCGAAGTAGCCGCCGACGTCCAGTAGGGTGATCGGCTCGCCGCCGGCCCTGGACTCGAAGTAGTCCAGGGCGGTATCAGCGTCGGCGAACAGCTCGCGGGACAGGGCGTCCACGGGGATGGTTTGCTCGATCTCGTGCTGGGCTGCCGGGCTGATGGACTTGGGCTTGGGCAGTACCGCCCGTAGCCGGGACAGCGAGGCGACCGCGCGGACGAAGCCGGGCCGTTCGGGAAGCAGGTGGGTGACCAGAAAAGACGCGGCCTGCTCAGCTGGGGCGAACTGGGCGGCGATCCTTGCGAAGTAGGCGTCCAACCGGGCGCGTTCAAAGGATTCCATCGCGTTCCCTCTCATCCGTCAGTGCGGGCTGTGCGTGGGGCGGCTGGTGTATCAGTCGGTGCGGGCGAGGCCGAACAGGAGCCTGTCGGCGGCAAGGGTGGCGTTAGGGGCGTCGACGCCGACAGCAGCCCGGGACCGGGGCCGGACGGAGTGGAGACCGGTGCCGCAGGGCGGTTCAGCATGGCGTCCCGCCCGCCTTGAAACGCGACCAGACGACCTTGCCGAACGGCTGGCGGTCCTCGACGCCCCAGCCGTCGGAGAACTCCTCGACGATCAGTAGCCCCCGCCCAGAGGTGTCCGTCTCGTCCGGGTGGCGAACTTCGGGGCGGCGGCCCCGGCTGTCGTGCACTTCCAGACGTACGAAGTCGTCGTCAGCGGCGATCTTGACCAGGAAGCCATGACCGGGGGCGGTTCCGTGGGTGAGGGCATTGGAAGCCAGCTCGGAGATGCAGAGCCGGATGTCCTCGGCCCGTTCGGACAGTCCCCAGGAAGCCAGGGTCGTCAGGGCGAAGTCGCGTGCCCGTCTGATCGATTCGGGCTCTGCGGCGAAGAACTGCTGAGTGGGGTCGGGCATGGTGAGCCTCACGTCTCGGCCTCCAGGGCGAAGGCGGGTCCCGGGCTTTGGCGGTACGAGCGACCCGTGCTGGAAAGGCTGGAGTGCCCGTGGCCTGCCGGGTGGGGCTTGCTGGTCCCGCGGACCAGCAGCAGCCGGGCCACGGCAGTGTCGATCCGCCTCTCCCGCTCGGTCGCTATCGCTTTGGGACCCAGGTGGGAGACAGCGGGCAGTACGACGCCGTAGGTGCCGGGCAGCGCGAGCACGTCCAGCAGCCCGGTGAACGCCGTCGTGATGGGCCCTGCTGTGGCCTTGCGGTCGGTGAAGACGCCGGACAACAGCAACTCGTGCCGTCGGCAATACTCGACCAGAGATGCGGTCAGGGCGATCTGCCGGGCTTCGGGGACGTTCACCAGTCGCAGGAAGCCGTAGACAACCGGGCCATTGACGCGGCGCTGCTCAGTGAGTGGTTCCATGCTCGTGACCGTCCAAGAAGAGTTGGGGAGGGCGGGGTGTTCGGGCCTGAGGCCTGC encodes the following:
- a CDS encoding ATP-binding protein — protein: MPDPTQQFFAAEPESIRRARDFALTTLASWGLSERAEDIRLCISELASNALTHGTAPGHGFLVKIAADDDFVRLEVHDSRGRRPEVRHPDETDTSGRGLLIVEEFSDGWGVEDRQPFGKVVWSRFKAGGTPC
- a CDS encoding LacI family DNA-binding transcriptional regulator, which produces MAGTRRHGAGRGRPTLEEVAARAGVGRGTVSRVINGSPRVSDRTRTAVEQAVAELGYVPNRVARALAANRADAVALVIPEPETRLFAEPYFSDIIRGVGAELADTDLQLLLTLIRTPKERQRLADYLSAHRVDGVLLVSVHADDPLPDLLERIEMPAVLSGRRSAHETVPYVDSDNTGGAQSAVEHLIGRGRETVATITGPLDMYVAQCRLEGYGAAVRAAGREVEAELVASADFTEEGGRRAMRQLLSQCPDLDGVFAASDVMAAGARQVLRENGRGVPDDVALVGFEDSAVARHMDPPLTSVRQATEEMGRAMVRVLLEEIAGRSDRTAKRPQMVLPTQLVRRESS
- a CDS encoding adenosylhomocysteinase; translation: MESFERARLDAYFARIAAQFAPAEQAASFLVTHLLPERPGFVRAVASLSRLRAVLPKPKSISPAAQHEIEQTIPVDALSRELFADADTALDYFESRAGGEPITLLDVGGYFAPTLADLHGRFSGQLTGVIEDTENGHRRYENLDKLPCPVISVARSPLKDPEDFLVGQSVVFSAEAVMRGRGDILHGRPALVIGFGKLGSSIARLLHAKGVQVTVFDIDPIRRTQALSQGFAVARDCASALTGAGLVLCATGKVSLHGEDFPHLRNGAYVATVTSSEDELELGGLPDVYTRTMVGDHVTRYQTTGHYFYLANGGNAVNFLHGASVGPFIFLIQAEILAAIRMLTRGDLSPGMHEVSAADRAAIAATWLSYFNR
- a CDS encoding ABC transporter substrate-binding protein translates to MRRNTGSHRSRAVVLAAVAALGAGLLSGCADDGDDGSAGSSGGGDSKGKTVVTVGTYGVMGFKQAGLYDEYTKLHPDIKIEENVIDPASNYYPQLLTHLGSGSGLADIQAVEVGNINEVTTTQADKFVDLSKADGVKKENFLDWKWAQATAKDGKTIGLGTDVGPMAICYRKDLFQQAGLPADRDAVSELWAGDWQKYLDAGKDYAKKAPGGAAFLDSAGGLFNAAVSGSSEVYYDKSGKPIYKDGPAVKKAWKLATDASASKLSAKLQEFTKPWQQALANGKFATVSCPAWMLGQIKEYAGDKYKGKWDVAAAPQPANWGGSFLSVPQAAKNKDEAVKLATWLTAPEQQAKLFEKQASFPSAQAAYSLPQVADAKLPYFNNAPIGKIFSQAAKDSPTQILGPKDAVIKQNFTDVGLLQVEQQGKSADEGWKAAIKTNDNALDQ
- a CDS encoding NUDIX hydrolase, which produces MIDLPITADHIRATLTAYLDQHPEEKTDLAPVLDLLNTGADLTTRKEFRGHATAGAILTGPDGRILHIHHLATGKWLLPGGHLESADSTLLEAALRELAEETGIPIGTVTPMSNKPIHIDVHSIDANDAKGEPDHQHFDFRFLFRTTAEIGQLQTEEVIDAAWRDADTISDDALRQHIAQAIR